Proteins encoded in a region of the Pseudomonas syringae KCTC 12500 genome:
- a CDS encoding DegT/DnrJ/EryC1/StrS family aminotransferase yields MINVTKTYLSDIDQFKRYVEGIYARGWLTNHGPLARELTDRLKDYLGVRHIILTNNGTLALQVAYRALGLSGSAVTTPFSFVATSSSLQWEGIRPIFADIDAHTWNISPKHIENSIAEDTTAIVATHVFGNPCDVQAIEQIAREHKLKVVYDGAHAFAVRHAGQSVLNHGDISTLSFHATKLFHTIEGGAIITNDDELARQAHLMCNFGISGVDRIDGIGINAKLNEFSAAMGLCILDNISNILEERAEIADHYTSSLQDYLDLQTPQADSQLNHSYYPVALRDEQQLLSVRTALNQHKINPRRYFYPSLDTLEYLQPQPGQPVSRALSERVLCLPIYPGLLRSEQDLVIRTLIEACNGTETDYRACTVARVC; encoded by the coding sequence ATGATTAACGTGACCAAGACATATCTGAGTGATATCGACCAGTTCAAACGCTATGTCGAAGGCATCTACGCACGTGGCTGGCTGACCAATCACGGTCCGCTGGCCAGGGAGCTGACGGATCGACTCAAGGACTACCTGGGCGTCAGGCACATTATTCTGACCAATAACGGCACCCTGGCCCTGCAAGTGGCCTATCGGGCGCTGGGGCTGAGCGGCAGCGCAGTGACCACGCCATTCAGTTTTGTCGCGACCAGCAGTTCGCTGCAATGGGAAGGCATCCGGCCGATCTTTGCCGACATCGATGCGCACACCTGGAACATCTCGCCGAAACACATCGAAAACAGTATTGCCGAAGACACCACTGCGATCGTCGCCACCCACGTGTTCGGCAATCCGTGTGACGTGCAAGCCATCGAGCAAATAGCCCGCGAGCATAAGCTCAAGGTCGTCTATGACGGCGCACATGCATTCGCCGTGCGTCACGCAGGCCAGTCGGTGCTCAATCACGGCGACATCAGCACCTTGAGCTTCCATGCCACCAAGCTGTTTCACACCATTGAAGGTGGCGCGATCATCACCAACGATGACGAGCTGGCCAGACAGGCCCATCTGATGTGCAACTTCGGCATTTCCGGCGTCGACCGGATCGACGGCATCGGCATCAACGCCAAGCTCAACGAATTCTCTGCTGCGATGGGTCTGTGCATTCTCGACAACATCAGCAACATTCTCGAAGAGCGTGCGGAGATAGCCGATCACTACACCTCGTCGCTGCAGGACTATCTGGATCTGCAGACACCGCAGGCCGACAGCCAGTTGAATCACAGTTATTACCCTGTGGCCCTGCGCGACGAGCAACAATTGTTGAGCGTGCGTACGGCACTCAACCAGCACAAGATCAATCCTCGCCGCTACTTCTACCCCTCGCTGGACACCCTCGAATACCTGCAGCCGCAACCCGGCCAGCCGGTGTCCAGAGCGTTGAGCGAGCGAGTGCTGTGCCTACCGATCTATCCCGGTCTGCTGAGAAGCGAGCAGGACCTGGTCATCCGCACCCTGATCGAAGCCTGCAACGGGACTGAAACTGACTACCGGGCCTGCACCGTTGCGCGGGTCTGCTGA
- a CDS encoding cysteine desulfurase family protein, giving the protein MNEPVLYFDYAATTPVDERVIRVMVDCLGASGNFGNPASSSHSFGQKARLAVEFARGQVAHLVGAQASQIIWTSGATESSNLAIKGVAQERAKRQAAVFGGRPGHIITSLIEHKATLDTARQLEEEGVDVTWLAPDSAGLISADAVSAALRDDTFLVSLMLVNNELGTVNDIAEIGRRVRGHGALLHVDAAQGAGKLPIDLSQLAVDLMSLSAHKIYGPKGVGALYVGPRAQQRVLAQIHGGGHECGLRSGTLATHQIAGMGAAFALAAEVLEEEVVEVQRLSDLLCERLAKIPGVCINGSPTQRIAHTLSFTFTHNDLDVAALGESLAFSSTSACNSAKNLPSHVLLALGLSPQAASQTIRLSLGRFTREQDIERAVDSIRASLVQPAFWAVAQAR; this is encoded by the coding sequence ATGAACGAGCCAGTGCTGTATTTCGATTACGCTGCCACCACGCCTGTGGACGAGCGCGTCATCAGAGTGATGGTCGATTGCCTGGGGGCATCAGGCAATTTCGGTAATCCCGCCTCCAGCTCCCATTCGTTCGGCCAGAAAGCCCGCCTTGCAGTGGAGTTTGCCCGTGGGCAGGTTGCGCACCTGGTGGGTGCGCAAGCCTCGCAGATCATCTGGACTTCCGGCGCGACCGAATCCAGCAATCTGGCAATAAAGGGGGTAGCTCAGGAACGTGCCAAGCGCCAGGCAGCGGTCTTCGGAGGCAGACCCGGTCATATCATCACCAGCCTGATTGAGCACAAGGCTACCCTCGACACCGCCCGTCAACTTGAGGAAGAGGGCGTCGATGTCACTTGGCTGGCGCCGGACAGCGCGGGCCTTATCAGTGCCGATGCGGTCAGTGCAGCCTTGCGTGACGATACATTTCTGGTCTCGCTGATGCTGGTCAATAACGAACTGGGTACCGTCAACGACATCGCCGAAATCGGCAGGCGTGTACGTGGGCACGGGGCGCTGTTGCATGTCGACGCTGCACAAGGCGCGGGCAAGCTGCCGATTGACCTCAGCCAGCTCGCGGTGGATTTGATGTCGCTCTCGGCACACAAGATCTATGGGCCCAAGGGCGTTGGCGCCTTGTACGTCGGTCCGCGCGCGCAGCAGCGTGTACTCGCTCAGATTCATGGGGGAGGCCACGAATGTGGCTTGCGCTCCGGGACACTGGCGACGCATCAGATCGCCGGAATGGGCGCTGCCTTTGCCCTGGCGGCAGAGGTGCTCGAAGAAGAAGTGGTTGAAGTACAGCGGCTGAGCGATCTTCTTTGTGAGCGCCTGGCCAAGATCCCCGGGGTGTGTATCAACGGCAGTCCCACGCAGCGGATTGCCCACACACTCAGTTTTACCTTCACCCATAACGATCTGGACGTCGCCGCGCTGGGTGAGAGTCTGGCCTTTTCGTCCACCTCAGCCTGCAACTCGGCGAAAAACCTGCCGTCGCATGTCCTGCTCGCACTTGGGCTGAGCCCGCAGGCCGCCAGCCAGACCATACGTCTGAGCCTGGGGCGCTTCACCCGCGAGCAGGACATAGAGCGTGCGGTCGACTCGATTCGCGCCTCTCTTGTTCAGCCTGCGTTCTGGGCGGTTGCTCAGGCTCGATGA
- a CDS encoding aminopeptidase P family protein, which translates to MSTQSNASSDVAERLAQTRALMSRERIDAYLVPSADPHLSEYLPGYWQGRQWLSGFHGSVGTLIITQDFAGIWADSRYWEQATKELAGSGIELVKLMPGQQGPLEWLADEAKAESVVAVDGAVLAVASSRTLASKLYERGARLRTDIDLLTELWQDRPALPSHPIYEHLPPQASLDRSEKIARVRQIIVERKADWHFIATLDDIAWLFNLRGADVSYNPVFIAFALIGPQSVTLFVDSKKVPDSVRARLEREAINLMEYTQIGAALRELPKDARLLVDPARVTCGLLDYLDSEVTLVEGLNPSTLLKSRKTETDTAHIRQAMEQDGAALCEFFAWLDSALGREPVSELTIDEKLTQARERRPGYVSPSFATIAGFNANGAMPHYRATEAEHARIEGDGLLLIDSGGQYLGGTTDITRMVAIGTPSAEQKQDCTRVLKGVIALSRAHFPKGIQSPLLDAIARAPIWSEGVNYGHGTGHGVGYFLNVHEGPQVIAYQAPATPQTAMLPGMITSIEPGTYRPGRWGVRIENLVINQEAGKTEFGEFLRFETLTLCPIDTRCLEVSMLNAEERAWLNDYHVQVLTRLSPFLQGTALLWLQARTIPV; encoded by the coding sequence ATGAGCACGCAATCCAATGCCAGTTCAGACGTGGCAGAACGTTTGGCGCAAACCCGCGCCTTGATGAGCAGGGAGCGCATCGATGCCTATCTGGTGCCGTCAGCGGATCCGCACCTCTCCGAATACCTGCCCGGCTATTGGCAGGGGCGCCAGTGGTTGTCGGGTTTTCACGGCTCGGTCGGTACGCTGATCATCACCCAGGATTTTGCCGGCATTTGGGCTGATAGCCGCTATTGGGAGCAGGCCACCAAGGAGCTGGCCGGCAGCGGCATCGAGTTGGTGAAACTGATGCCTGGCCAGCAAGGTCCGCTCGAATGGCTGGCAGATGAAGCCAAGGCCGAAAGCGTGGTTGCCGTTGATGGCGCGGTTCTGGCCGTTGCTTCTTCGCGAACCCTGGCAAGCAAGCTCTACGAGCGCGGCGCGCGGCTGCGAACCGACATCGACCTGCTTACCGAGCTATGGCAGGACCGCCCGGCGTTGCCGTCCCACCCGATTTACGAGCATTTGCCTCCCCAGGCGTCACTGGACCGTAGCGAAAAAATCGCGCGGGTTCGTCAGATCATCGTCGAGCGAAAAGCTGACTGGCATTTCATTGCAACGCTGGACGATATCGCCTGGCTGTTCAATCTGCGTGGCGCAGACGTTTCCTACAATCCGGTGTTCATCGCGTTTGCCTTGATCGGTCCGCAAAGCGTCACGCTGTTCGTGGACTCGAAGAAAGTACCGGACTCGGTGCGTGCGCGCCTGGAGCGCGAGGCCATCAACCTCATGGAGTACACGCAGATTGGAGCCGCCTTGCGTGAACTGCCGAAGGATGCGCGACTGCTGGTCGATCCGGCGCGGGTTACCTGCGGACTGCTCGATTACCTGGACAGTGAGGTCACGCTGGTTGAAGGGCTTAACCCGAGCACGTTGCTGAAATCGCGAAAAACCGAGACCGATACGGCTCATATCCGTCAGGCAATGGAGCAGGACGGCGCGGCGCTGTGCGAATTCTTCGCCTGGCTGGACAGTGCACTGGGGCGAGAGCCTGTCAGCGAACTGACCATCGATGAAAAACTCACGCAGGCACGTGAGCGACGTCCGGGTTATGTCTCGCCCAGCTTTGCGACTATTGCGGGTTTCAACGCTAATGGCGCAATGCCGCATTATCGCGCCACGGAGGCGGAGCATGCGCGGATAGAAGGTGATGGTTTGCTGCTGATCGATTCGGGCGGCCAGTACCTTGGTGGCACCACTGACATCACGCGGATGGTGGCGATCGGAACACCGAGTGCCGAACAGAAGCAGGACTGTACGCGCGTCCTCAAGGGTGTGATCGCACTGTCACGTGCTCACTTCCCCAAGGGCATTCAGTCGCCGCTGCTGGACGCCATTGCCCGAGCGCCGATCTGGAGTGAGGGTGTCAATTACGGCCACGGCACCGGGCACGGTGTGGGGTATTTCCTGAATGTGCACGAGGGGCCGCAAGTCATTGCCTATCAGGCACCTGCAACGCCGCAGACGGCCATGCTGCCAGGGATGATCACGTCCATCGAGCCCGGTACGTACCGGCCTGGACGCTGGGGGGTGCGTATCGAAAACCTGGTGATCAACCAGGAAGCAGGCAAAACCGAGTTCGGCGAGTTCCTGCGCTTTGAAACCCTGACGCTGTGCCCGATCGACACCCGTTGCCTCGAGGTGTCGATGTTGAACGCAGAAGAACGCGCCTGGCTGAACGACTACCATGTGCAGGTTCTGACGCGCTTGAGCCCGTTTCTGCAGGGCACTGCGCTGTTGTGGCTGCAGGCCCGCACGATCCCTGTCTGA
- the rhtA gene encoding threonine/homoserine exporter RhtA, whose product MSEKSRNIASALFPLGLLMIAMISIQSGASLAKSLFPVVGAQGTTTLRLVFASLILVAVLRPWRANLTAKSLRTVVIYGIALGCMNLLFYMSLQTVPLGIAVALEFTGPLAVALLSSRKPIDFLWVTLAVIGLLLLIPLGTSAAAIDLLGAGYALGAGVCWAAYIVFGHKAGADNGVQTAALGVVIAALFIGPIGVIHAGSALLDISLIPAALGVAILSTALPYSLEMIALTRMSARTFGTLASLEPVFAALSGLVFLHESLSLTQWLAIGAIIFASIGATLGSANSKPQLVPAD is encoded by the coding sequence ATGTCTGAGAAATCCCGCAACATAGCCTCTGCCCTGTTCCCTCTGGGACTGCTGATGATCGCCATGATCTCGATTCAAAGCGGCGCATCGCTGGCAAAGAGTCTTTTCCCTGTCGTGGGCGCGCAAGGCACCACGACACTCAGGCTGGTATTCGCAAGCCTTATCCTGGTTGCCGTCCTGCGCCCGTGGCGGGCGAACCTGACTGCAAAGTCGTTACGCACTGTCGTGATCTACGGCATTGCGCTGGGCTGCATGAACCTTCTCTTCTATATGTCGTTGCAGACAGTGCCCTTGGGAATTGCAGTAGCCCTGGAGTTCACCGGCCCGCTGGCTGTGGCGTTGCTGTCCTCCCGCAAGCCCATTGATTTCCTTTGGGTAACTCTGGCAGTCATCGGCCTGCTGCTGTTGATCCCTTTGGGGACCTCAGCTGCCGCGATCGATCTGCTCGGTGCAGGCTATGCCTTGGGCGCCGGGGTGTGCTGGGCCGCATACATCGTGTTCGGTCACAAGGCTGGCGCCGACAACGGTGTGCAGACGGCTGCCCTCGGCGTCGTTATTGCCGCGCTCTTTATAGGACCGATTGGCGTGATCCACGCAGGCTCTGCGTTACTGGATATTTCACTGATACCCGCAGCGTTGGGTGTCGCTATCCTGTCGACTGCCCTGCCCTATAGCCTGGAGATGATTGCCCTGACGCGGATGTCGGCGCGTACATTTGGCACGCTCGCAAGCCTGGAACCCGTCTTCGCAGCGCTTTCCGGCCTGGTTTTTCTCCATGAAAGCCTTTCACTGACGCAATGGCTGGCGATCGGCGCAATCATCTTCGCCTCCATCGGCGCAACCCTTGGTTCTGCAAACAGCAAACCTCAACTGGTACCGGCCGACTGA